A window from Suncus etruscus isolate mSunEtr1 chromosome 18, mSunEtr1.pri.cur, whole genome shotgun sequence encodes these proteins:
- the EHMT2 gene encoding histone-lysine N-methyltransferase EHMT2 isoform X1, which produces MRGLPRGRGLLRARGRGRAAPAGGRGRGRGGAHRGRGRPRSLLSLPRAQASWAPQLPPGLTGPPLPCVASQGEPPAEMGALVLDKEPRGAPERVHASSGEAQAQAPRGGGGGGGGEESLSKANPPDSLEPAAPSSPASVTVTVGYEGADTPVGATPIIGDDSETLEGEGDLHGAGRILLGHATKSFPSSPSKGGACPSRAKMSMTGAGKSPPSVQSLAMRLLSMPGAQGPAPAGSEPPLATASPEGQPKVHRARKTMSKPGNGQPPVPEKRPPEVQHFRMSGDVHSLGKVTSDMAKRRKLNSGGGLSEELGSARGSGEVTLEKGDPGSLEEWETVVGDDFSLYYDSYSVDERVDSDSKSEVEALAEQLSEEEEEEEEEEEEEEEEEEEEEEEEDEESGNQSDRSGSSGRRKAKKKWRKDSPWVKPSRKRRKREPPRVKEPRGVNGVGSSGPSEYMEVPLGSLELPSEGTLSPNHAGVSNDTSSLETERGFEELPLCSCRMEAPKIDRISERAGHKCMATESVDGELSGCNAAILKRETMRPSSRVALMVLCEAHRARMVKHHCCPGCGYFCTAGTFLECHPDFRVTHRFHKACVSQLNGMVFCPHCGEDASEAQEVTIPRGDGGTPPAGTAAPAPPPLAQDAPGRADTSQPSARMRGHGEPRRPPSDPLTDTIDSSGPSLTLPSGGCLSAVGLPPGPGRESLEKALVIQESERRKKLRFHPRQLYLSVKQGELQKVILMLLDNLDPNFQSDQQSKRTPLHAAAQKGSVEICHVLLQAGANINAVDKQQRTPLMEAVVNNHLEVARYMVQRGGCVYSKEEDGSTCLHHAAKIGNLEMVSLLLSTGQVDVNAQDSGGWTPIIWAAEHKHIEVIRMLLTRGADVTLTDNEENICLHWASFTGSAAIAEVLLNARCDLHAVNYHGDTPLHIAARESYHDCVLLFLSRGANPELRNKEGDTAWDLTPERSDVWFALQLNRKLRLGVGNRAIRTEKIICRDVARGYENVPIPCVNGVDSEPCPEDYKYVSENCETSTMNIDRNITHLQHCTCVDDCSSSNCLCGQLSIRCWYDKDGRLLQEFNKIEPPLIFECNQACSCWRNCKNRVVQSGIKVRLQLYRTAKMGWGVRALQTIPQGTFICEYVGELISDAEADVREDDSYLFDLDNKDGEVYCIDARYYGNISRFINHLCDPNIIPVRVFMLHQDLRFPRIAFFSSRDIRTGEELGFDYGDRFWDIKSKYFTCQCGSEKCKHSAEAIALEQSRLARLDPHPELLPELSSLPPVNP; this is translated from the exons ATGCGGGGGCTGCCGCGCGGGAGGGGGCTCCTGCGGGCCCGGGGCCGGGGGCGCGCGGCCCCCGCGGGCGGCCGGGGGCGCGGGCGAGGGGGCGCCCACCGCGGCCGAGGCAGGCCCCGGAGCCTGCTGTCTCTTCCCAGGGCCCAGGCGTCCTGGGCCCCCCAGCTTCCTCCCGGGCTGACCGGCCCCCCTCTCCCTTGTGTCGCCTCCCAGGGGGAGCCCCCTGCCGAGATGGGGGCGCTGGTGCTGGACAAGGAGCCCAGAGGAGCCCCCGAGagag tTCATGCCTCTTCCGGGGAAGCCCAAGCCCAAGCCCctcggggtggtggtggtggtggtggtggtgaagagaGCCTATCCAAGGCCAACCCCCCTGACTCCCTGGAGCCTGCAGCTCCTTCATCCCCAGCCTCTGTCACTGTTACTGTTGGCTATGAGGGGGCTGATACCCCCGTCGGGGCCACACCTATCATTGGGGATGATTCCGAGACTCTGGAAGGGGAAGGAGATCTCCACGGAGCAGGCCGCATCCTGCTGG GCCATGCCACAAAGTCGTTCCCCTCTTCCCCTAGCAAGGGGGGTGCCTGTCCCAGCCGAGCCAAGATGTCCATGACGGGGGCTGGAAAATCACCCCCTTCGGTTCAGAGTTTGGCTATGAGGCTACTGAGCATGCCAGGGGCCCAGGGGCCAGCACCAGCCGGTTCAGAACCCCCTCTGGCCACAGCCAGCCCAGAGGGACAGCCGAAGGTCCACCGCGCCCGGAAAACTATGTCCAAACCTGGGAATGGACAG CCCCCAGTCCCTGAGAAGCGGCCCCCTGAAGTGCAGCATTTCCGAATGAGTGGAGACGTGCACTCGCTGGGGAAGGTGACCTCAG ATATGGCCAAAAGGAGGAAGCTGAACTCAGGAGGTGGCCTG TCGGAGGAGTTGGGTTCTGCCCGGGGTTCGGGAGAAGTGACCCTGGAGAAGGGGGACCCCGGGTCCCTGGAGGAGTGGGAGACGGTGGTGGGGGACGACTTCAGCCTCTACTATGATTCCTACTCTGTGGATGAGCGGGTGGACTCTGACAGCAAG TCTGAGGTTGAAGCTCTAGCTGAACAACTgagtgaggaagaggaggaggaggaggaagaagaagaggaagaagaagaagaggaggaggaagaggaggaggaggaagatgaggagtcTGGCAATCAGTCAGACAGG AGTGGTTCCAGTGGGCGCCGCAAAGCAAAGAAGAAATGGCGGAAAGACAGCCCATGGGTGAAGCCCTCTCGGAAACGGCGCAAGCGGGAGCCTCCACGAGTCAAGGAGCCACGAG gAGTGAATGGTGTGGGGTCCTCAGGCCCCAGTGAGTACATGGAGGTCCCTCTGGGGTCCTTGGAGCTGCCCAGCGAGGGGACGCTCTCCCCCAACCATGCTG GGGTGTCCAATGATACGTCTTCACTGGAGACAGAGCGTGGCTTTGAGGAGTTACCCCTCTGCAGCTGCCGCATGGAGGCCCCCAAGATTGACCGGATCAGTGAGAGGGCCGGGCACAAGTGCATGGCCACAGAGAGTGTGGATGGAGAG CTGTCAGGCTGTAACGCTGCCATCCTCAAGCGGGAGACCATGCGGCCGTCCAGCCGTGTGGCACTGATGGTTCTCTGTGAGGCCCACCGAGCCCGCATGGTCAAACATCACTGCTGTCCCGGCTGCGGCTACTTCTGCACAGCG GGGACCTTCCTCGAGTGCCACCCTGACTTCCGTGTGACTCACCGCTTCCACAAAGCTTGTGTGTCCCAGCTCAACGGGATGGTCTTCTGTCCCCACTGTGGGGAGGATGCATCCGAGGCTCAGGAGGTGACCATCCCTCGAGGAGATGGGGGAACTCCGCCAGCTGGCACTGCGGCCCCTGCTCCCCCACCCCTGGCCCAGGATGCCCCCGGGAGAGCGGACACTTCCCAGCCCAG TGCTCGAATGCGAGGGCATGGGGAGCCTCGGCGTCCACCTTCCGACCCCCTGACTGACACCATAGACAGCTCGGGCCCCTCACTCACCCTGCCCAGTGGGGGCTGCCTCTCAGCTGTGGGGCTGCCGCCGGGGCCCGGCCGGGAATCCCTAGAGAAGGCCCTGGTCATCCAGGAGTCAGAACG GCGGAAGAAACTCCGATTCCACCCACGACAGCTGTACCTATCGGTGAAGCAGGGCGAGCTGCAGAAGGTGATCCTGATGTTGT TGGACAACCTGGACCCCAACTTCCAGAGTGACCAGCAGAGCAAACGCACGCCCCTGCATGCTGCGGCCCAGAAGGGCTCCGTGGAAATCTGCCATGTGCTGCTGCAG GCTGGAGCCAACATCAACGCAGTGGACAAGCAGCAGCGAACGCCACTGATGGAAGCTGTGGTGAACAACCACCTGGAGGTGGCACGGTACATGGTACAGCGTGGAGGCTGTGTGTACAGCAAG GAAGAGGACGGTTCCACCTGCCTCCACCACGCAGCCAAAATTGGGAACTTGGAGATGGTCAGCCTGCTGCTTAGCACGGGACAGGTGGACGTCAATGCCCAG GACAGCGGGGGCTGGACACCCATTATCTGGGCTGCAGAGCATAAACATATAGAGGTGATCCGCATGCTTCTGACACGGGGCGCCGACGTCACCCTCACGGACAAT GAAGAGAATATCTGCCTGCACTGGGCATCCTTCACTGGGAGTGCTGCCATTGCCGAAGTCCTCCTGAATGCCCGCTGTGACCTGCACGCTGTCAACTATCATGGGGACACGCCTCTGCACATCGCCGCCCGGGAGAGCTACCACGACTGTGTGCT GTTGTTCCTGTCCCGGGGAGCGAACCCGGAACTTCGAAACAAAGAGGGGGACACAGCGTGGGACTTAACACCAGAGCGTTCTGATGTGTGGTTTGCGCTCCAGCTGAATCGCAAGCTTCGGCTCGGCGTGGGGAATCGGGCCATCCGCACCGAGAAGATCATCTGCCG GGATGTGGCTCGGGGCTATGAGAACGTGCCTATCCCTTGTGTCAATGGTGTGGACAGCGAGCCCTGCCCCGAGGATTACAAGTACGTCTCTGAGAACTGCGAGACGTCCACCATGAACATTGACCGCAACATCACCCACCTGCAG CACTGCACATGTGTGGACGACTGCTCCAGCTCCAACTGCCTATGCGGCCAGCTCAGTATCCGCTGCTGGTATGACAAG GATGGGCGTCTGCTACAGGAATTTAACAAGATTGAGCCCCCTCTGATTTTCGAGTGTAACCAGGCCTGTTCCTGCTGGAGAAACTGCAAGAACCGGGTAGTGCAGAGCGGCATCAA GGTTCGACTGCAGCTCTACCGAACAGCCAAGATGGGCTGGGGAGTCCGTGCTCTGCAGACCATCCCCCAGGGGACCTTCATCTGCGA GTACGTCGGGGAACTGATCTCAGATGCTGAGGCCGATGTGAGAGAGGATGATTCTTATCTCTTCGACTTAGACAACAAG GACGGAGAGGTGTATTGCATCGATGCCCGCTACTATGGCAACATCAGCCGCTTCATCAACCACCTGTGTGACCCCAACATCATCCCTGTCCGGGTCTTCATGCTGCACCAAGACCTGCGGTTTCCACGAATTGCCTTCTTCAGTTCCCGGGACATCCGGACTGGGGAAGAGCTGGG CTTTGACTATGGTGACCGCTTCTGGGACATCAAAAGCAAATACTTCACCTGCCAGTGTGGCTCCGAGAAGTGCAAGCACTCAGCAGAGGCCATTGCCCTGGAGCAGAGCCGCCTGGCCCGCCTGGACCCCCACCCAGAGCTGCTGCCTGAGCTCAGCTCCCTGCCCCCTGTGAACCCCTAA
- the EHMT2 gene encoding histone-lysine N-methyltransferase EHMT2 isoform X2: MSMTGAGKSPPSVQSLAMRLLSMPGAQGPAPAGSEPPLATASPEGQPKVHRARKTMSKPGNGQPPVPEKRPPEVQHFRMSGDVHSLGKVTSDMAKRRKLNSGGGLSEVEALAEQLSEEEEEEEEEEEEEEEEEEEEEEEEDEESGNQSDRSGSSGRRKAKKKWRKDSPWVKPSRKRRKREPPRVKEPRGVNGVGSSGPSEYMEVPLGSLELPSEGTLSPNHAGVSNDTSSLETERGFEELPLCSCRMEAPKIDRISERAGHKCMATESVDGELSGCNAAILKRETMRPSSRVALMVLCEAHRARMVKHHCCPGCGYFCTAGTFLECHPDFRVTHRFHKACVSQLNGMVFCPHCGEDASEAQEVTIPRGDGGTPPAGTAAPAPPPLAQDAPGRADTSQPSARMRGHGEPRRPPSDPLTDTIDSSGPSLTLPSGGCLSAVGLPPGPGRESLEKALVIQESERRKKLRFHPRQLYLSVKQGELQKVILMLLDNLDPNFQSDQQSKRTPLHAAAQKGSVEICHVLLQAGANINAVDKQQRTPLMEAVVNNHLEVARYMVQRGGCVYSKEEDGSTCLHHAAKIGNLEMVSLLLSTGQVDVNAQDSGGWTPIIWAAEHKHIEVIRMLLTRGADVTLTDNEENICLHWASFTGSAAIAEVLLNARCDLHAVNYHGDTPLHIAARESYHDCVLLFLSRGANPELRNKEGDTAWDLTPERSDVWFALQLNRKLRLGVGNRAIRTEKIICRDVARGYENVPIPCVNGVDSEPCPEDYKYVSENCETSTMNIDRNITHLQHCTCVDDCSSSNCLCGQLSIRCWYDKDGRLLQEFNKIEPPLIFECNQACSCWRNCKNRVVQSGIKVRLQLYRTAKMGWGVRALQTIPQGTFICEYVGELISDAEADVREDDSYLFDLDNKDGEVYCIDARYYGNISRFINHLCDPNIIPVRVFMLHQDLRFPRIAFFSSRDIRTGEELGFDYGDRFWDIKSKYFTCQCGSEKCKHSAEAIALEQSRLARLDPHPELLPELSSLPPVNP, translated from the exons ATGTCCATGACGGGGGCTGGAAAATCACCCCCTTCGGTTCAGAGTTTGGCTATGAGGCTACTGAGCATGCCAGGGGCCCAGGGGCCAGCACCAGCCGGTTCAGAACCCCCTCTGGCCACAGCCAGCCCAGAGGGACAGCCGAAGGTCCACCGCGCCCGGAAAACTATGTCCAAACCTGGGAATGGACAG CCCCCAGTCCCTGAGAAGCGGCCCCCTGAAGTGCAGCATTTCCGAATGAGTGGAGACGTGCACTCGCTGGGGAAGGTGACCTCAG ATATGGCCAAAAGGAGGAAGCTGAACTCAGGAGGTGGCCTG TCTGAGGTTGAAGCTCTAGCTGAACAACTgagtgaggaagaggaggaggaggaggaagaagaagaggaagaagaagaagaggaggaggaagaggaggaggaggaagatgaggagtcTGGCAATCAGTCAGACAGG AGTGGTTCCAGTGGGCGCCGCAAAGCAAAGAAGAAATGGCGGAAAGACAGCCCATGGGTGAAGCCCTCTCGGAAACGGCGCAAGCGGGAGCCTCCACGAGTCAAGGAGCCACGAG gAGTGAATGGTGTGGGGTCCTCAGGCCCCAGTGAGTACATGGAGGTCCCTCTGGGGTCCTTGGAGCTGCCCAGCGAGGGGACGCTCTCCCCCAACCATGCTG GGGTGTCCAATGATACGTCTTCACTGGAGACAGAGCGTGGCTTTGAGGAGTTACCCCTCTGCAGCTGCCGCATGGAGGCCCCCAAGATTGACCGGATCAGTGAGAGGGCCGGGCACAAGTGCATGGCCACAGAGAGTGTGGATGGAGAG CTGTCAGGCTGTAACGCTGCCATCCTCAAGCGGGAGACCATGCGGCCGTCCAGCCGTGTGGCACTGATGGTTCTCTGTGAGGCCCACCGAGCCCGCATGGTCAAACATCACTGCTGTCCCGGCTGCGGCTACTTCTGCACAGCG GGGACCTTCCTCGAGTGCCACCCTGACTTCCGTGTGACTCACCGCTTCCACAAAGCTTGTGTGTCCCAGCTCAACGGGATGGTCTTCTGTCCCCACTGTGGGGAGGATGCATCCGAGGCTCAGGAGGTGACCATCCCTCGAGGAGATGGGGGAACTCCGCCAGCTGGCACTGCGGCCCCTGCTCCCCCACCCCTGGCCCAGGATGCCCCCGGGAGAGCGGACACTTCCCAGCCCAG TGCTCGAATGCGAGGGCATGGGGAGCCTCGGCGTCCACCTTCCGACCCCCTGACTGACACCATAGACAGCTCGGGCCCCTCACTCACCCTGCCCAGTGGGGGCTGCCTCTCAGCTGTGGGGCTGCCGCCGGGGCCCGGCCGGGAATCCCTAGAGAAGGCCCTGGTCATCCAGGAGTCAGAACG GCGGAAGAAACTCCGATTCCACCCACGACAGCTGTACCTATCGGTGAAGCAGGGCGAGCTGCAGAAGGTGATCCTGATGTTGT TGGACAACCTGGACCCCAACTTCCAGAGTGACCAGCAGAGCAAACGCACGCCCCTGCATGCTGCGGCCCAGAAGGGCTCCGTGGAAATCTGCCATGTGCTGCTGCAG GCTGGAGCCAACATCAACGCAGTGGACAAGCAGCAGCGAACGCCACTGATGGAAGCTGTGGTGAACAACCACCTGGAGGTGGCACGGTACATGGTACAGCGTGGAGGCTGTGTGTACAGCAAG GAAGAGGACGGTTCCACCTGCCTCCACCACGCAGCCAAAATTGGGAACTTGGAGATGGTCAGCCTGCTGCTTAGCACGGGACAGGTGGACGTCAATGCCCAG GACAGCGGGGGCTGGACACCCATTATCTGGGCTGCAGAGCATAAACATATAGAGGTGATCCGCATGCTTCTGACACGGGGCGCCGACGTCACCCTCACGGACAAT GAAGAGAATATCTGCCTGCACTGGGCATCCTTCACTGGGAGTGCTGCCATTGCCGAAGTCCTCCTGAATGCCCGCTGTGACCTGCACGCTGTCAACTATCATGGGGACACGCCTCTGCACATCGCCGCCCGGGAGAGCTACCACGACTGTGTGCT GTTGTTCCTGTCCCGGGGAGCGAACCCGGAACTTCGAAACAAAGAGGGGGACACAGCGTGGGACTTAACACCAGAGCGTTCTGATGTGTGGTTTGCGCTCCAGCTGAATCGCAAGCTTCGGCTCGGCGTGGGGAATCGGGCCATCCGCACCGAGAAGATCATCTGCCG GGATGTGGCTCGGGGCTATGAGAACGTGCCTATCCCTTGTGTCAATGGTGTGGACAGCGAGCCCTGCCCCGAGGATTACAAGTACGTCTCTGAGAACTGCGAGACGTCCACCATGAACATTGACCGCAACATCACCCACCTGCAG CACTGCACATGTGTGGACGACTGCTCCAGCTCCAACTGCCTATGCGGCCAGCTCAGTATCCGCTGCTGGTATGACAAG GATGGGCGTCTGCTACAGGAATTTAACAAGATTGAGCCCCCTCTGATTTTCGAGTGTAACCAGGCCTGTTCCTGCTGGAGAAACTGCAAGAACCGGGTAGTGCAGAGCGGCATCAA GGTTCGACTGCAGCTCTACCGAACAGCCAAGATGGGCTGGGGAGTCCGTGCTCTGCAGACCATCCCCCAGGGGACCTTCATCTGCGA GTACGTCGGGGAACTGATCTCAGATGCTGAGGCCGATGTGAGAGAGGATGATTCTTATCTCTTCGACTTAGACAACAAG GACGGAGAGGTGTATTGCATCGATGCCCGCTACTATGGCAACATCAGCCGCTTCATCAACCACCTGTGTGACCCCAACATCATCCCTGTCCGGGTCTTCATGCTGCACCAAGACCTGCGGTTTCCACGAATTGCCTTCTTCAGTTCCCGGGACATCCGGACTGGGGAAGAGCTGGG CTTTGACTATGGTGACCGCTTCTGGGACATCAAAAGCAAATACTTCACCTGCCAGTGTGGCTCCGAGAAGTGCAAGCACTCAGCAGAGGCCATTGCCCTGGAGCAGAGCCGCCTGGCCCGCCTGGACCCCCACCCAGAGCTGCTGCCTGAGCTCAGCTCCCTGCCCCCTGTGAACCCCTAA